A genomic segment from Aegilops tauschii subsp. strangulata cultivar AL8/78 chromosome 1, Aet v6.0, whole genome shotgun sequence encodes:
- the LOC109758794 gene encoding ASC1-like protein 1, giving the protein MATVVEVFMGSYSSSIPVDWEAETYPEYGDYALLPLLVAFFPALRFVLDQFIFEVLARRLIFGKRHGKLSEINERRKKINKFKESAWKFVYFLSAELFALFVTYNEPWFTNTRYFWVGPGEQLWPDQKMKLKLKAVYMFAAGFYIYSIFALLFWETRRKDFGVSICHHVATVVLIVISYICRLSRAGSVILAIHDASDIFLEMGKMAKYSSCEWLAVVAFLVFVASWILLRLIIFPFWILRSTSYEVATILDKQNNKIYRTSYYYLFNTLLLSLLVFHIYWWVLIYRMLVKQIHSSGHVGEDVRSDSEGENDHED; this is encoded by the exons ATGGCGACCGTTGTAGAGGTCTTTATGGGATCATATTCTTCTTCCATACCGGTGGACTGGGAGGCGGAGACCTACCCGGAGTATGGTGACTACGCCTTGCTCCCCCTACTCGTCGCCTTCTTCCCCGCCTTGCGCTTCGTCCTCGATCAATTCATCTTTGAG GTGTTAGCAAGACGACTTATATTTGGAAAGAGACATGGCAAGCTCTCTGAAATAAATGAAAGGAGAAAGAAAATTAACAAATTTAAGGAATCGGCCTGGaaatttgtttattttctttccGCGGAACTGTTTGCATTATTTGTAACGTACAATGAGCCATGGTTTACAAATACAAGATACTTTTGGGTAGGGCCTGGCGAGCAGCTCTGGCCTGATCAAAAGATGAA GCTGAAGCTTAAGGCTGTATACATGTTTGCCGCCGGATTTTACATATATTCTATCTTTGCACTTCTATTCTGGGAAACAAGGCGCAAGGACTTCGGAGTGTCCATATGCCATCATGTGGCAACTGTTGTTCTGATTGTTATCTCCTACATTTGCAG ATTATCTCGTGCTGGGTCTGTCATTTTAGCCATTCATGACGCAAGTGATATATTCCTAGAGATGGGAAAGATGGCCAAGTACAGTAGCTGCGAGTGGCTAGCTGTTGTGGCATTTCTAGTTTTTGTGGCTTCGTGGATCCTTCTTCGGTTAATAATTTTTCCTTTCTGGATCCTAAGAAGCACAAG TTATGAAGTTGCTACGATCCTGGACAAgcagaacaataaaatctacagaACCTCATACTACTATCTTTTCAACACTCTCTTGTTATCACTTCTAGTCTTTCACATATACTGGTGGGTTCTGATTTATAGGATGCTTGTAAAACAAATCCACTCCAGTGGGCATGTTGGTGAGGATGTTCGATCCG ATTCGGAAGGCGAAAATGATCATGAAGATTAA